Part of the Zingiber officinale cultivar Zhangliang chromosome 6A, Zo_v1.1, whole genome shotgun sequence genome, TGAATCTGGCAGGTGGACCTGAACAAATTTGGTCGGCTAGGGTTTTATCGATCACCCAGCTGCGCCGTCAGATCTTAAATAGACAGGTTACTTTTAGTCGACGGCCCATTTCTTTCACGCTCAGAGGCCGTCCGATGAAGTGATCGAACGGTGCGTATGGAAACCCTAATCGTCCTCCCTTCCCGCCAATCTCTATAAAGAGGTCGCCCGATGAGCTTGTCCTTCCGCATCGATCGGGCTGTCGGCGTAGGATCTGCTCCGGCACTCACAGGTCAGATGTCTTTCTTACCCCCGACGTTACCAGGCGTCTCTATCTAGTTTTCTTTCCGTTTGTGTCATCTATATGGTCTTGTTCTTGCCTCTGTTAGTATGATTTCTCCTCCTTATCGATGATCGAGTTATGCGTCGTGGGATTTGCTCTTCCGACTGGGAAAAAAATTGTTTTTTCCCCATAATCTTAGCAACTGATAAGCAAAACAACTGTTTTTATGGGTATTGCTACTTGCTATGAGCTCAATTGTCCTTTAAATCAGattctttatatatattgttCGGAAGATGATATCAAGTATCAAAACGGTGctttgttcatgcttgttagctAAACAGTTGTTAATTTGGGGCCTCAGATTCTTTGGATTCATGCTAATTCTTTCCTTGGCTCGTTAACATTCTGCATATTCAACATAGTCCCTGTTCTTGCGAGGAATTTTTAAATCAAACTGTAAGTTTCTGTGTTCTCTTCATGCAGATAGATAATCGTCTCCAGCTGTCTTCATGGGGAAAGAGAAGGTTCACATTAACATCGTGGTTATTGGCCATGTCGACTCCGGGAAGTCGACCACCACCGGCCACCTCATCTACAAGTTGGGCGGCATCGACAAGCGTGTGATCGAGAGGTTCGAGAAGGAAGCTGCCGAGATGAACAAGAGGTCTTTCAAGTACGCTTGGGTGCTCGACAAGCTCAAGGCCGAGCGTGAAAGAGGAATCACCATCGACATTGCCCTGTGGAAATTCGAGACCACTAAATACTATTGCACAGTCATTGACGCCCCCGGACACCGCGACTTCATCAAGAACATGATCACCGGAACTTCCCAGGCAGACTGTGCCGTTCTCATCATTGATTCCACCACTGGTGGCTTCGAAGCTGGCATCTCCAAGGATGGCCAGACTCGCGAGCATGCGTTGCTTGCATTTACTCTCGGAGTCAAACAGATGATCTGTTGCTGTAACAAGGTAAAAGTGGCAAATTCTTGTTAATTTCTGTCAAATGTTGAATCAATGCACATTCCAATTCCCCTTTGGTGTACATTTCAGATGGATGCTACTACTCCAAAGTACTCGAAGGCCCGATATGATGAAATCGTAAAGGAGGTTTCTTCTTACCTCAAGAAGGTTGGCTACAACCCTGAGAAGATACCCTTTGTTCCAATCTCCGGGTTTGAGGGTGATAACATGATTGAGAGATCTACCAACTTGGACTGGTACAAGGGCCCAACTCTGCTCGAGGCTCTCGACTTGATTAATGAGCCGAAGAGGCCTACGGACAagccccttcgtcttcctcttcaGGACGTTTACAAGATCGGAGGCATTGGCACTGTGCCGGTTGGTCGTGTTGAGACCGGTGTCCTTAAACCTGGCATGGTTGTCACCTTCGGCCCTACTGGGCTCACCACTGAAGTCAAGTCAGTCGAGATGCACCACGAAGCCCTACAGGAAGCTCTCCCCGGCGACAATGTCGGCTTCAACGTGAAGAATGTTGCCGTCAAGGATCTGAAGAGAGGTTTTGTCGCATCCAATTCCAAGGAAGACCCTGCCAAGGAGGCTGCCAACTTCACTTCTCAGGTCATTATCATGAACCATCCTGGTCAGATCGGCAATGGCTACGCCCCCGTGCTTGATTGCCACACCTCCCACATCGCAGTGAAGTTTGCCGAGATTCTAACGAAGATCGATAGGCGATCAGGAAAGGAGCTCGAGAAGGAGCCCAAGTTCCTTAAGAATGGCGACGCAGGGTTCGTGAAGATGATTCCCACCAAACCCATGGTCGTGGAGACATTCTCTGCGTATCCTCCGCTGGGCCGGTTCGCGGTGAGGGACATGCGTCAGACAGTGGCTGTCGGAGTGATCAAGAGCGTGGAGAAGAAGGATCCCACCGGTGCCAAGGTCACCAAGGCCGCCGCCAAGAAGAAGTAACCCCTGTTGTTTTAGTCGCTTAATTCGGAACAATGATTTAGATGCTGTTTTTGAGTTTTTGTCATGGATCAGTGAG contains:
- the LOC121997390 gene encoding elongation factor 1-alpha, translating into MGKEKVHINIVVIGHVDSGKSTTTGHLIYKLGGIDKRVIERFEKEAAEMNKRSFKYAWVLDKLKAERERGITIDIALWKFETTKYYCTVIDAPGHRDFIKNMITGTSQADCAVLIIDSTTGGFEAGISKDGQTREHALLAFTLGVKQMICCCNKMDATTPKYSKARYDEIVKEVSSYLKKVGYNPEKIPFVPISGFEGDNMIERSTNLDWYKGPTLLEALDLINEPKRPTDKPLRLPLQDVYKIGGIGTVPVGRVETGVLKPGMVVTFGPTGLTTEVKSVEMHHEALQEALPGDNVGFNVKNVAVKDLKRGFVASNSKEDPAKEAANFTSQVIIMNHPGQIGNGYAPVLDCHTSHIAVKFAEILTKIDRRSGKELEKEPKFLKNGDAGFVKMIPTKPMVVETFSAYPPLGRFAVRDMRQTVAVGVIKSVEKKDPTGAKVTKAAAKKK